Below is a genomic region from Amycolatopsis sp. 195334CR.
CCGCACCGATCCGCTGCCGGAGCGGACCTGCAGCCCGTAGGTGCTCGGGCCGAGCTGGACCTCACCGGAGCCGGTGCGCACGTTGGCCGCGGCCTTGGTCTCGCCGAGCGAGACGTCACCCGATCCGGTGGAGATGCTGGCGCGCCCGGCCGTGCCGGTGACCGTCACGTCGGCGGCGCCCGCGCGAATGCCCAGGTGCGAGCCGCGCGGCGCGTGCACGGTGACGTTCAGCGGCACCTTGCGCAGCGGCAGCGCCTTGGGCCCGCGGACGATGATCTGGTCACCGACCTGCTCGATCCGCGACTGGCGCACCGCCTCGGCCGGTGAGCCGAGCACGTCGGTGTCGAACTGGTCGCCGAAGCGCTCGGTCACCCAGCTCAGCACCGCGTTCACGCCGTCGGCCCACGGGGCCTGGGCGGCCGGCTCGTGCCGGAGTTCGACGGTGGTCTCGGCCTCGCCGTCGGACTCGGCCAGCAGGACCTGGACCCGGCCGACGGTGATGCTGACGTCCAGCTCGATCGGGCCGGTGGCGGGGAAGTTGCCGGTGCGGACGAGGTGGTCGTCCGGCTGTCCGGTGGTGTCTCCGGTGCTCATCAGCCCTGCACCCAGCCGTGCATGCGGGTGCTGCTGTTCGGCCCGCGCCGCTGCTCGCCCTGCTCGAACGGGGCCTTGCCCTGCAGCGCGCCCTGCACCGCCTGGGTGACGAAGGTGTTCAGCGAGACGCCCTGTGCGGACGCGGCGCGCTCGGCCTGGTTCTTCACCTGGTCGAACAGCCGCAGCGTCATCCGGCTGATCTCGCCGCTGTCGAACGGCATCTTGGGCTCGGACTTGGGCTCGCGCGGCTTCTCGGCGGCAGGCTCGCTCTCGGTCTTCTCACCGGCGCCGCTCGTGCCGGTGACCACCACGCGCACGTCCCGGCCGTCGAGCCGGACGTCGACCAGGTAGTCGGGCTGGTTGGCGGTGACCTCGGCGGCGAGGTCGGCGAGCGCGTTCATCAGCGCCAGGCGCATGGCCGGTTCGAGGGTCGCGGCGAGCACCGCGGCGGTCTGCCGGGTCTGCTCGTCGCCCGCCGAGGCCGCCGTGGCGAGGTCCTCGCGGAGGCTGGAGATGTACGTCGTCAGGTCCATGACACCACAGTGATGTCATTCGTGGTGTCAGTCAAGGAAGCGGCGACATCATCCGGGACATCCCGGAGACATCTCGGGGTGCGCGTTAGGCTGCCGGGGTCGAGGGGGAAGCGCGGAGGGAGCGGCTTTGGCCAGGGTGCAGTTGATCGCGAAGACGGAGTTCTTCCCGCCCGACGACGTGCCGTGGTCCACCGACGCCGACGGCGGGCAGGCGCTCGCCGAATTCGCCGGCCGGGCCTGTTACCAGTCGTGGCAGAAGCCGAACCCGCGGACCGCCACCAACGCCGGGTACCTCGACCACGTGATCGAGGTCGGGCACCTGTCGGTGCTGGAGCACGGTTCGGTCACCTTCTACCTGACCGGGATCTCGCGGTCGCTGACCCACGAACTGGTGCGCCACCGGCACTTCTCCTATTCGCAGCTGTCGCAGCGGTACGTGCCCGAGGCGTTCGTCGAGCCGGACGTGATCGCCGAAGACCCGGAGCTGCACGAGAAGTTCGTCGCCGCGACGCGGGCCAGCCTGGCCGCGCACACCGAGCTGCTGGCCGGGCTGGAAGCCAAGTTCGCCGACTCGCCGAGCGCCACGCTGCGCCGGAAGCAGGCGCGGCAGGCCGCGCGCGCGGTGCTGCCGAACGCCAGCGAGACCCAGATCGTGGTGACCGGGAACTACCGCGCGTGGCGGCACTTCGTCGGGATGCGCGCCACCGAGCACGCCGACGTGGAGATCCGCGCGCTGGCCGTGGAATGCCTGCGGGAGTTGCAGAAGGCGGCGGGCAACGTGTTCGCCGACTTCACCATCTCGCGGCTGCCAGACGGGACCGAGATCGCCACCAGCCCGAAGGTGCTGGAAGGCTGATGCGCCGCCTCGTCATCGACGTCCAGCCGCTGGAGTACGCGGTCGCCAGGCTGGAACCGGACCAGGCCGTGCCGTCGGAACTGTTCTCGCACCCCGGGCAGGTGCTGGTCTCGGTGACCAGGACGCAGCGCGAGGTGTCGATCATCTGCCCGGTGAAGTTCGCGCCCGCCGGCGCCCGCGTCGAAGCGGACTGGCGGCTGTTGTCGGTCCGGGGGCCGCTGGCCTTCACGCTGACCGGGATCATCGCCGCGCTGGCGAGCGAACTGGCCGCGGCGGGGGTGGCGCTGTTCACCCTGTCGACCTTCGAAACCGACCACGTGCTGGTGAAGTCCGACGACCTGACCAGGGCCATCAACGCCCTGCAGGCCGCGGGCCACGACGTGTCCATGTAACGCTCCGCCACGGCGCCTGCCGCCGCGCGGCCCGCTTCCGGCCCCGGCAACGTCCCGCCGAGGTGGCGTGAATGTGGCTTTCACTGCCGAATTCGCTGTGAAAGCCACATTCACTGCGTCCGGCCCGCGCTCCGCCAACGGGATTGACATCACACCTGTCCCCGTTACGGCGGTATGTACACCGATGTTCGGCGTGCCTAAAATTCAAGTTGCACCGCTTGAAACCGGAGGTTTGCCATGGCGTTGACCGATGCCGCCCCGTCGAGCCGGGAGCGCCTGAAGCGGGTGCGGGCCGGGTCGATGCTGCTCGGCCCGGCCTTCGTCGCCGCGATCGCCTACGTCGACCCCGGCAACGTGGCCTCCAACATCAGCGCCGGCGCCCAGTTCGGCTACCTCCTGGTCTGGGTGATCGTGGCGGCCAATCTGATGGCCTGCCTGGTCCAGTTCCTCTCCGCCAAGCTCGGCCTGGTCACCGGCCTCTCCCTGCCCGAAGCCGTCCGCGAGCGCACCTCGCGCCCGACCCGGCTCGCCTACTGGGCCCAGGCCGAACTCGTCGCCATCGCCACCGACCTGGCCGAGGTGGTCGGCGGCGCGATCGCCCTCTACCTGCTGTTCGACCTCCCGCTGCTGCTCGGCGGCGTGATCACCGGCGTGGTGTCCATGGCCCTGCTCCTGGTGCAGGACAAACGCGGCCAGCGCCCGTTCGAGCGGGTGATCACCGGCCTGCTCGCGGTGATCGCGGTCGGCTTCCTGACCAGCGTCGTGGTCCAGCCGCCGTCGGTGTCCGGCACGCTCGGCGGCCTGGTCCCGCGGTTCGACGGTGCCGAGAGCGTGCTGATCGCCGCCGCCATGCTCGGCGCCACCGTGATGCCCCACGCGGTGTACCTGCACTCCGGCCTCGCCCGCGACCGGCACGGCCGGGTCGAGGGGGAGCGCCGCACCAAACTGCTCAAGGCGACCAAGTTCGACGTCGGGCTGGCGATGCTGCTGGCGGGCGCGGTGAACCTGTCGATGGTCCTGCTCGCGGCCACCACGCTGCGCGGCCGCGAAGGCGTCGACTCCATCGAGGGCGCGCACGCGGCGGTCGGGGACGTGCTCGGACCGGGCATCGCGCTGCTGTTCGCGATCGGCCTGCTCGCCTCCGGCCTGGCGTCCACTTCGGTCGGTGCCTACGCCGGCGCGATGATCATGCAGGGCCTGCTGCGCAAGCGGATCCCGCTGCTGCTGCGCCGCCTGGTCACCCTCGCCCCGGCGATCGTGGTGCTCGCGATCGGCGTCGACCCGAGCCGCGCGCTGGTGGTCTCGCAGGTGGTGCTGTCCTTCGGCATCCCGTTCGCACTGGTCCCGCTGGTCCGGCTGACCAGCGACCGCGAGCTGATGGGCGCCGACGCCAACCACCGCGCCACCACCGCGGTGGCCTGGCTGGTGGCCGCGGTGATCATCACGCTGAACGTGGCACTGCTGTACCTGACCTTCGCCGGCTGAACACCGTTATTCCCCGGCTCCGCCAGGAACCGCACGGCGCCCCACGCGGTCGGACTACCATCCTGGCCAAACCGAGGGAGGCGCGCCGATCGTGACCGAGGAAACGACCCAGCGGGCCCAGGCGCCCGCGCCCGGGCCCCGTGTGATCGCCGACAGGTACGTCCTGCTCGGCGAACTCGGCCGAGGCGGCATGGGCGTGGTCTTCCGCGCCGAGGACCGGGTGATCGGCAGGCACGTCGCGATCAAGGAACTGCGCCTGCCCGACGGTGCCGACGACGCGGGCGTGTTCTCCGAGCGCGTGCTGCGCGAGGTCCGCACCGGCGGCAGGCTCAACGACCCCGCCGTGGTCACCGTGTTCGACGTGGTCGCCGAAGCGGGCACCACCTACATCGTGATGGAACTGGTCGAGGCGCCCACCCTGTCGGACCTGGTGCGCGAGCGGGGCGCGCTGCCCGCCCCGCAGGTGGCCAGCATCGGCCTGCAGGTGCTGTCCGCGCTGCAGGCCGCGCACGAGGCGGGCATCGTGCACCGCGACGTCAAGCCCGGCAACATCATGGTCGCGCCCAACGGCCGGGTGAAGCTGACCGACTTCGGCATCGCGCAGGCGGTGGACGACCCGCGGCTGACCACCAGCGGCATGATCGTCGGCAGCCCGGCGTTCATGGCGCCGGAACGCGTTTCCGGGCACGAGGCCGGGCCCGCCTCGGACCTCTGGTCGCTCGGCGTGACGCTGTTCTTCGCCGCCGAGGGCGTTCTCGCCTTCGAGCGCACCAGCACCGCCGCCACGCTGCACGCGATCATGAACGAGGTCCCGTACCTGACCCGCACCCAGGGCCCGCTCGCCTCGGTGGTGATGGGCTTCCTGGTCGCCGCGCCGGAGGGCAGGCTGACCGCGCACCAGGCACACGGGCTGCTGCAGATGGCCGCCGCGGGCACCGGCCAGCACACCCCGACGTCCGTCTACAACGGACCGCCGCCGACCATGGCCGGCCCCGCGCCGACGCAGTACGCCCGGCCGCAACAGCCGCCCGCCCCGCCCGCGAAGGGCAGACGCTCGCTGGTGGTCACCGGGGCGGTGCTGGCCGCCATCCTGCTGCTGGCCGGTGGTTTCTTCGCCGGGAACTGGTGGGGGACACCGAGCACGGACTCGGCGATGCAACCCGGGCTGACCTACGGCCAGCAGGGCGACATCCAGCAGTTCGACCCGCCGTCGGGTTCGCAGCGCTGCTACAACGTGCCACTGGAGCCGGGCCGCTCGATCTCGTCGAGCAACAAGGTCGAGTGCGACAAGGAGCACGACTTCGAGGTGTTCGCCTGGCCCGGCACGCTCGGCGGCGACAGCAGCGTCAGCGACAAGGCGCCGCTGGCCCAGTACCCCGGCCTCGACCGGTTGCGCGTGGCGCTGGAGGGCCACTGCGCGCTGAAGTTCAACTCGAACGCGGTGGACCCGAAGCAGCGGCCCAACCTGCAGTACCGGGTGCTGCTGCCGACCCAGCAGGCGTGGGACGCGCCGGAGGACGACTACAACAACGTGGTCCGCCACGGCTACTGCGTGCTGAGCAAGACCGGCGGCGGGCAGCTGGACAGCCCGGCACTGGTGGAGGTCCGGTAGGCGGAGGAGTTCCGGTCACCGAGCCCGTCCGCCGGGGATTCTGCACCGACCGGTGACCAGGTGCGTTGATCATGTGATATTGCGAGGTCGACGCCGGGTTACCGGCGGTGAAGAGGTACCGTCGGGGGCATGTCCACTCCACCTTCGGCAGCGCCGGGACGGCCGTTCGGCCGCGTGCTCACCGCGATGATCACCCCCTTCGACCGCGACGGGGCACTGGCGCTGAAGCGGGCGCAGGAGATCGCGAAGCACCTGGTGGACCTGGGCAACGACGGGCTGGTGGTGAACGGCACCACCGGCGAGAGCCCGACCACCTCCGACGCGGAGAAGGCGGACCTGATCCGCGCCGTGGTCGAGGCCGTCGGCGACCGCGCCACCGTGGTCACCGGTGCCGGCACCTACGACACCGCGCACAGCGTGGAACTGGTGCGCCAGGCCGAGAAGGCCGGCGCGCACGGCGCGCTCGTGGTCACCCCGTACTACTCGCGGCCCACCCAGGCGGGCCTGCACGCGCACTTCACCACCGTGGCCGAGGCCACCGAACTGCCGATCATGCTCTACGACATCCCGCCGCGCTCCATCGTGCCGATCGAGGTCGACACCCTGCGCCGCCTCGCCGAGCACCCGCGCATCGTCGCGGTCAAGGACGCCAAGGGCGACCTGCTGGCAGGCAGCGAGGTCATCGCGAACACCGACCTGGCCTACTACTCCGGCGACGACGGGCTGAACCTGCCGTGGCTGTCGGTCGGCGCGGCCGGGGTGGTCAGCGTGGTCGGGCACGTGGTCGCCGGGCGCATCCGGGCGATGATCGAGGCCTACGAGGAGGGCGACACCTCCACCGCGCGCACCAACCACCGCGGCATGCTGCCGGTCTACCGGGCCTTCTCCCGGGTCGGCGGGGTGGTCTTCAGCAAGACCGCGCTGCGGCTGCGCGGGTACGATGCGGGCGACCCGCGGTTGCCGATCGTGCCGGCCACCGAGGAGCAGATCGCGGCCATCTCGGCGGATCTGACCCAGGCTGGCGTGCCGCTCGACGCCGCACCGGCGGGCGACTGGCATAGTTCACGGGTGGCGCACGCCGACTCCGCGGCGGCGTACGTCGCACCGACCACCCATACCAGCGTTGGGACAATTCACCGTTGAGCTCACTGTCCATCGGACCCGGCCCCACCTCGGCACCACCCGCACTCCCTGACGGCGCCCTGCGCGTGGTCGCGCTCGGCGGCATCGGCGAAGTCGGCCGGAACATGACCGTCTTCGAGTTCGACGGCAGACTGCTGATCGTCGACTGCGGTGTGCTCTTCCCCGAGGACGACCAGCCGGGCGTGGACCTGATCCTGCCCGACTTCCGGGCGATCGAGGACCGGCTCGACGACATCGAGGCGCTGGTGCTCACGCACGGCCACGAGGACCACATCGGCGCCG
It encodes:
- a CDS encoding DUF4097 family beta strand repeat-containing protein; translation: MSTGDTTGQPDDHLVRTGNFPATGPIELDVSITVGRVQVLLAESDGEAETTVELRHEPAAQAPWADGVNAVLSWVTERFGDQFDTDVLGSPAEAVRQSRIEQVGDQIIVRGPKALPLRKVPLNVTVHAPRGSHLGIRAGAADVTVTGTAGRASISTGSGDVSLGETKAAANVRTGSGEVQLGPSTYGLQVRSGSGSVRLAAPTGSATVVTGTGDIWLGAVSGDVMARSGSGDLTVAEAKSGSMELNTGSGEIRFGVASGVTAEVDVSTVSGRVSSELPVRETPPEEAAAVRARMRTGSGDAVVTSAGA
- a CDS encoding toxin-antitoxin system HicB family antitoxin; this translates as MDLTTYISSLREDLATAASAGDEQTRQTAAVLAATLEPAMRLALMNALADLAAEVTANQPDYLVDVRLDGRDVRVVVTGTSGAGEKTESEPAAEKPREPKSEPKMPFDSGEISRMTLRLFDQVKNQAERAASAQGVSLNTFVTQAVQGALQGKAPFEQGEQRRGPNSSTRMHGWVQG
- the thyX gene encoding FAD-dependent thymidylate synthase; the encoded protein is MARVQLIAKTEFFPPDDVPWSTDADGGQALAEFAGRACYQSWQKPNPRTATNAGYLDHVIEVGHLSVLEHGSVTFYLTGISRSLTHELVRHRHFSYSQLSQRYVPEAFVEPDVIAEDPELHEKFVAATRASLAAHTELLAGLEAKFADSPSATLRRKQARQAARAVLPNASETQIVVTGNYRAWRHFVGMRATEHADVEIRALAVECLRELQKAAGNVFADFTISRLPDGTEIATSPKVLEG
- a CDS encoding ACT domain-containing protein gives rise to the protein MRRLVIDVQPLEYAVARLEPDQAVPSELFSHPGQVLVSVTRTQREVSIICPVKFAPAGARVEADWRLLSVRGPLAFTLTGIIAALASELAAAGVALFTLSTFETDHVLVKSDDLTRAINALQAAGHDVSM
- a CDS encoding Nramp family divalent metal transporter, which translates into the protein MALTDAAPSSRERLKRVRAGSMLLGPAFVAAIAYVDPGNVASNISAGAQFGYLLVWVIVAANLMACLVQFLSAKLGLVTGLSLPEAVRERTSRPTRLAYWAQAELVAIATDLAEVVGGAIALYLLFDLPLLLGGVITGVVSMALLLVQDKRGQRPFERVITGLLAVIAVGFLTSVVVQPPSVSGTLGGLVPRFDGAESVLIAAAMLGATVMPHAVYLHSGLARDRHGRVEGERRTKLLKATKFDVGLAMLLAGAVNLSMVLLAATTLRGREGVDSIEGAHAAVGDVLGPGIALLFAIGLLASGLASTSVGAYAGAMIMQGLLRKRIPLLLRRLVTLAPAIVVLAIGVDPSRALVVSQVVLSFGIPFALVPLVRLTSDRELMGADANHRATTAVAWLVAAVIITLNVALLYLTFAG
- a CDS encoding serine/threonine-protein kinase is translated as MTEETTQRAQAPAPGPRVIADRYVLLGELGRGGMGVVFRAEDRVIGRHVAIKELRLPDGADDAGVFSERVLREVRTGGRLNDPAVVTVFDVVAEAGTTYIVMELVEAPTLSDLVRERGALPAPQVASIGLQVLSALQAAHEAGIVHRDVKPGNIMVAPNGRVKLTDFGIAQAVDDPRLTTSGMIVGSPAFMAPERVSGHEAGPASDLWSLGVTLFFAAEGVLAFERTSTAATLHAIMNEVPYLTRTQGPLASVVMGFLVAAPEGRLTAHQAHGLLQMAAAGTGQHTPTSVYNGPPPTMAGPAPTQYARPQQPPAPPAKGRRSLVVTGAVLAAILLLAGGFFAGNWWGTPSTDSAMQPGLTYGQQGDIQQFDPPSGSQRCYNVPLEPGRSISSSNKVECDKEHDFEVFAWPGTLGGDSSVSDKAPLAQYPGLDRLRVALEGHCALKFNSNAVDPKQRPNLQYRVLLPTQQAWDAPEDDYNNVVRHGYCVLSKTGGGQLDSPALVEVR
- the dapA gene encoding 4-hydroxy-tetrahydrodipicolinate synthase, producing the protein MSTPPSAAPGRPFGRVLTAMITPFDRDGALALKRAQEIAKHLVDLGNDGLVVNGTTGESPTTSDAEKADLIRAVVEAVGDRATVVTGAGTYDTAHSVELVRQAEKAGAHGALVVTPYYSRPTQAGLHAHFTTVAEATELPIMLYDIPPRSIVPIEVDTLRRLAEHPRIVAVKDAKGDLLAGSEVIANTDLAYYSGDDGLNLPWLSVGAAGVVSVVGHVVAGRIRAMIEAYEEGDTSTARTNHRGMLPVYRAFSRVGGVVFSKTALRLRGYDAGDPRLPIVPATEEQIAAISADLTQAGVPLDAAPAGDWHSSRVAHADSAAAYVAPTTHTSVGTIHR